The following are encoded together in the Anopheles coustani chromosome X unlocalized genomic scaffold, idAnoCousDA_361_x.2 X_unloc_3, whole genome shotgun sequence genome:
- the LOC131270448 gene encoding staphylococcal nuclease domain-containing protein 1-like gives MKHAVEIDEELQQSLQEGDIVFAPFDGYFYRAVVTKVEGWNGTVVFPDFGNLVTLPWRQMKEILGAVEHFLNELVEAHQFELTLVEDGPTSGVKTVELRHVESQYLLGAKVRSMTNPMAVKTIKLEATDPATYKPVYESEFDEASFRSDIQ, from the exons ATGAAGCATGCGGTTGAGATAGATGAGGAACTGCAGCAATCACTGCAAGAGGGTGACATTGTGTTCGCTCCGTTTGACGGTTATTTCTACCGTGCCGTCGTCACGAAGGTCGAGGGATGGAATGGTACCGTGGTGTTCCCTGATTTTGGAAACTTGGTAACCCTCCCTTGGCGCCAGATGAAGGAAATTCTGGGAGCTGTTGAACATTTCCTCAACGAGCTGGTCGAGGCGCACCAGTTTGAGTTAACGCTTGTGGAGGACGGTCCCACGTCGGGTGTTAAAACGGTGGAGTTGCGTCACGTCGAGTCACAGTATCTTTTGGGCGCCAAAGTGCGTTCCATGACAAACCCCATGGCAGTGAAAACGATCAAGCTCGAGGCAACGGATCCTGCAACGTACAAACCCGTTTACGAAAGTGAG TTCGATGAAGCTTCCTTCCGGTCTGACATTCAATAG